A window from Salvia miltiorrhiza cultivar Shanhuang (shh) chromosome 2, IMPLAD_Smil_shh, whole genome shotgun sequence encodes these proteins:
- the LOC131013050 gene encoding copper-transporting ATPase RAN1-like, protein MAPRTRDLQLTAVAGKSSDDDAGEEDRLLGAYDDEGSDNLRRIQVGVTGMTCAACSNSVESALRSLDGVVTASVALLQNKADVSFNSSLLKDEDIINAIEDAGFDAEILPDPSATRSNLRRTLIGQFTIGGMTCAACVNSVEGILRNVPGVKKAVVALATSLGEVEYDPAFISKEDIVNAIEDAGFEASFVQSNEQDKLLLGISGIASETDVQLLKEILCNLKGVRQFSIDQTTQDLEIHFDPELLGSRKLVDEIESASSGKLKLSVKNPYARMASKDLEESSNVFRLFTASFILSVPLLFMRVVCPRIPLLYSLLLRRCGPFQMGDWLKLVLVTVVQFVIGKRFYVAAGRALRNGSTNMDVLIALGTSASYFYSVYALLYGAMTGFWSPRYFETSAMLITFVLLGKYLESLAKGKTSDAIRKLVELSPATATLLIKDAGRNVVGEREIDALLIEPGDLLKVLPGTKVPADGSVVWGSSYVNESMVTGESAPVLKEINSPVIGGTINLHGSLHIEANKVGSNTVLSQIISLVEAAQMSKAPIQKFADFIASIFVPSVITLALLTLLGWYVAGVVGAYPKEWLPENGNYFVFSLMFAISVVVIACPCALGLATPTAIMVATGVGAKNGVLIKGGDALERAQKIKYVIFDKTGTLTQGKATVTTAKVFSGMDRGDFLTLVASAESSSEHPLAKAILEYARHFHFFDDLPDTKNGNNKSFEWLLDVTDFSALPGHGVQCFIDGKKILVGNRKLMAENGITVAEHVEKFVVDLEESAKTGILVAYDNDLIGVVGIADPLKREAAVVIEGLKKMDVVPVMVTGDNWRTAQAVAKEVGITDVRAEVMPAGKADVVRSLQKGGSLVAMVGDGINDSPALAAADVGMAIGAGTDIAIEAADYVLMRSSLEDVITAIDLSRKTLQRIRLNYVFAMAYNIVAIPVAAGLLYPSLKIKLPPWVAGACMALSSVSVVCSSLLLRRYRRPRLTTLLEITVED, encoded by the exons ATGGCGCCGAGGACGAGGGACCTGCAGCTGACCGCCGTTGCCGGAAAAAGCTCGGACGACGACGCCGGTGAGGAGGATAGGTTGTTGGGCGCCTACGACGATGAGGGTTCTGACAACTTGCGCAGAATTCAGGTGGGGGTGACTGGGATGACGTGTGCAGCCTGCTCGAATTCTGTGGAATCGGCGCTCAGGAGCCTCGATGGCGTCGTCACGGCCTCCGTCGCCTTGCTGCAGAACAAGGCTGACGTTTCATTTAATTCGTCCCTGCTCAAG GATGAAGACATTATAAATGCAATCGAAGATGCTGGGTTTGATGCTGAAATTCTACCAGATCCAAGTGCAACTCGATCTAATCTACGACGGACCTTGATAGGTCAGTTTACCATAGGAGGAATGACATGTGCAGCTTGTGTAAATTCTGTGGAAGGGATTCTAAGGAACGTACCAGGTGTGAAAAAAGCTGTAGTTGCCTTGGCTACTTCTTTAGGTGAGGTTGAATACGACCCAGCTTTTATTAGCAAAGAAGATATAGTCAATGCAATAGAAGATGCTGGTTTTGAAGCTTCATTTGTACAGAGTAATGAGCAGGATAAACTTTTGCTTGGGATTTCTGGAATTGCAAGTGAAACTGATGTACAGTTGTTAAAAGAAATACTTTGCAACTTAAAGGGTGTGAGGCAATTTTCTATTGACCAAACAACACAAGATTTGGAGATTCATTTTGATCCGGAGCTTCTTGGTTCCAGAAAATTAGTTGATGAGATTGAAAGtgccagctctggaaaattaaaattgtcTGTAAAGAACCCTTATGCTAGAATGGCTTCTAAGGATCTAGAAGAGTCATCAAACGTGTTTCGGCTGTTTACTGCTAGCTTTATTCTCAGC GTTCCCCTTCTTTTCATGAGAGTCGTCTGTCCACGCATACCTTTATTGTATTCTTTACTACTAAGGCGCTGTGGTCCCTTCCAAATGGGTGATTGGCTGAAGTTGGTTTTGGTAACTGTTGTTCAATTTGTTATTGGCAAGCGTTTCTATGTTGCAGCCGGCAGAGCACTTAGAAATGGTTCAACAAACATGGATGTCCTGATTGCATTGGGAACTTCTGCTTCATACTTTTATTCCGTATATGCATTACTCTATGGTGCAATGACTGGGTTCTGGTCTCCAAGGTACTTTGAAACAAGTGCTATGCTGATAACTTTTGTACTTCTTGGAAAGTACTTGGAAAGCCTTGCCAAGGGGAAGACATCAGATGCTATTAGAAAGCTTGTGGAGCTCTCTCCTGCAACTGCTACATTGCTTATCAAAGACGCGG GTAGAAACGTTGTTGGAGAAAGGGAAATtgatgctttattgattgagcCTGGTGACCTTTTGAAGGTACTTCCAGGGACAAAGGTGCCTGCTGATGGTTCTGTAGTATGGGGTTCAAGTTATGTGAATGAGAGTATGGTCACTGGTGAATCTGCTCCGGTTCTGAAAGAGATCAATTCACCAGTTATCGGGGGTACTATCAACTTGCATGGATCGCTTCACATAGAGGCCAACAAAGTGGGATCTAATACAGTTTTAAGCCAAATTATATCTCTGGTTGAGGCGGCACAGATGTCTAAAGCTCCCATTCAGAAGTTCGCTGATTTT ATTGCAAGCATCTTTGTGCCGTCAGTAATAACTTTGGCACTATTAACATTACTAGGATG GTATGTTGCTGGGGTTGTTGGAGCCTACCCTAAGGAGTGGCTGCCAGAGAATGGcaattattttgtattttccCTTATGTTTGCAATATCAGTTGTTGTAATTGCTTGCCCATGTGCACTTGGGTTGGCCACCCCAACTGCGATCATGGTTGCAACGGGAGTAGGAGCTAAAAATGGTGTGCTGATAAAAGGAGGAGATGCACTGGAGAGGGCGCAAAAGATCAAGTATGTCATATTTGATAAGACTGGAACATTAACCCAAGGGAAAGCCACAGTGACAACTGCAAAAGTTTTTTCAGGAATGGATCGTGGCGATTTCCTTACGTTAGTAGCTTCAGCTGAG TCTAGCAGCGAACACCCATTGGCCAAGGCTATACTTGAATATGCACGccatttccatttcttcgaTGACCTTCCGGATACAAAGAATGGTAACAACAAGTCTTTTGAATGGCTTCTTGATGTAACTGATTTCTCTGCTTTGCCTGGACATGGTGTGCAGTGCTTTATTGATGGAAAAAAGATTTTG GTTGGCAACCGGAAGCTGATGGCTGAGAATGGCATCACTGTTGCAGAGCACGTGGAGAAGTTTGTCGTGGACTTGGAAGAAAGTGCCAAGACGGGGATACTGGTGGCCTATGATAATGATCTAATTGGTGTTGTGGGGATAGCAGATCCACTAAAGAGGGAAGCTGCTGTGGTCATCGAGGGCCTCAAGAAAATGGATGTGGTTCCTGTCATGGTCACCGGTGATAACTGGAGAACTGCTCAAGCTGTGGCCAAAGAG gtgggcattacagACGTGAGGGCAGAAGTGATGCCGGCTGGAAAAGCTGATGTTGTGCGGTCACTACAAAAAGGGGGGAGTTTGGTAGCAATGGTGGGTGATGGGATCAACGACTCTCCTGCTCTGGCGGCGGCAGATGTAGGCATGGCGATAGGAGcagggacggacattgcaatagaGGCAGCTGATTATGTGCTGATGAGGAGCAGCTTGGAAGATGTGATAACAGCTATAGATCTTTCGAGGAAGACCTTGCAGCGAATCCGACTGAATTATGTGTTTGCGATGGCGTACAACATAGTTGCCATCCCAGTAGCAGCCGGGCTTCTGTATCCCTCTCTAAAAATCAAGTTGCCGCCGTGGGTAGCCGGAGCCTGCATGGCTTTATCATCTGTAAGTGTTGTGTGCTCATCTCTGCTGCTCAGGAGATACAGAAGACCCAGGCTTACAACCTTATTGGAGATCACTGTAGAGGACTAG